The sequence AGAGATATGAGATCTAGAACTTCCCTCAATTGATAACCTGTTCTTATATTTGTGTAAAGAAGATTGCCGTATGGCATTGGTGTTTCCATATTACACAATGTCCAATGGTAACTTGATCTGTATCTATTTGCCACATATGATTATTGATGTTTGCTTCATTATAACGCAGTCGAGAGAGAAGCAGGTCCAGCGAATTAGGAATTTATTCCATCGCCAGTTGTCTGTTCCTCTTGCTGATCTTTGTTCAACTCTCCTCACATACAAGGCTTGGGAAGCAGAACATGGAGCCAATCTTGATGTAGACTCCAGTAACTTGGATGGGCTCTCGCCACAAGTTGCCTCTTCTTATCAAAAGGCCCTTGACATGATGAATGGGAGGACTCATCTCGAGAATCAAATATCTCATAAAGTTGCACCTGAATCAGAAAGGCTTAAAAACTTTAGGGTGCATATCCTGACACTCTCTTCTATATTATACCATGTTGAAACAGGActaaaaattgattatttaacaATGGTTGTGATGTGTCTGGGAGATCTGCATAACATGAAAATGGAGTTTATCTAACAGGCAATGGAGTGATTTAAAATCAGTAAGgtgcaagagtttgatttatTACAGAAATTCAAATGGATAGTACTTCTATGAAGAAGAAATTAGTTGCATGTGATAGGTGATATACGTTTGCCGTCTGCATTCCTGAATACATATTACagggaaaagaaagaatatttcttttttttacagGATTAGTATCTTAAGTTTGTTGATTGTTCACTTTGATGGATTTGAGTGCCATACTAAGATTGTGTTGCTTATGTGTAGCTTTTTGGCTGTTGAGGTCTAAAATCATGAACAGGCTTTTTGGCTGGTTGGATTTTCGCCAATGCACTTAGACTTTATCTTTGTATACAAAGAAGTAACAAGGATAACTGCTGAAATTAGGCAATCCTGTGTGAGATGAATCCAAACTTCAACCACTATAAGTACAGCATAGCTTCTTTAGTGATGTTATTCACTTAATTATATTGTTAGATATTTTAGACTCAAATTATCTGTGAAAATTACAGATGCATGGTGTATTCCTGCAGGACTACTTAAAATTTGAGCAATCATTGGGGGATCCAGCGAGGATACAGATCTTATATGAGCGTGCCATAACTGAATTTCCTATATCTAGTGAACTCTGGCTTGATTATACTCACTACATGGATAAAACTTTGAAGGTTGTTCTCCGACCTTAGTCCTTTTTACTCGTTTCTTGATGCGAGCAAAACTGATCCAGCTTTAAGTAACGTACATTTCTTTGCAGACCTCCAGTCTTGTTCGAGACACTTACAAAAGGGCATCAAGGAACTGTCCCTGGGTTGGAGAACTGTGGGTGCGATATTTGTTGTCTCTTGAACGCAGTCGTGCTTCTGAGGATGAGATATCTGCTGTATGTCTTCATTTTGTTCGATATTGATTTCCAAGACCTCAACCGTTCTTATGAGTTATTCATGTTTTGTTATTCTGCTTTCACATTTATCTGCTCATTTGTTATTGACATATTAGTGGAAGTGTGGACACTCATTTGTGTTTCGAGACACTAGCATAAGTTGGAATCTTGTTTGTGTGAGTTATATCCTAGCAAAATGGAATGCATGTTCTTGTTCTTTTCTATTGTTTCCACTTGAAGAACTTCTCAAGACTTTCTGCAGTCATTTTGCTTCATCtactttctatttttccttttgggGCCAGGGGAGTGTTGGATTTGATGGCTGTTGACTTATTTTTGATAAGGTAAATTGTTGCTCTGAATCAGTGCACGGCAGGGCAAGCTATGTAGACAAACATGAGCTAAGTCCCTTTGTAGCTGTAGGGAGCTGAGAAAATCAGTCCAACATATGCAAATCATATACATTTACCATCTTAGACCAAAAGGCaaaaagtttttttgttttattttataaaagtaacAGTTGAGACAAAAAAACTTATAACCTGATAAAAAAATGGATCTTGTGCCTAGCGCAAACCTGTAAGCTTGTTCATGGCGTGAGGATTGTCCAAGTCTCCAAGATCATTTAAAGAGTCATTTCCCATCCTACAGATGATGTGGCACCTGCCAATTCGATTGTGGGCAATATACTATTGGGCTGAGCATTGGGTAAACCAAGAATTAGGATAGGCACTGGTATATACTGAATTATAAAATAGATCTTATAGGTATCTTTAGGCACAATTTAACCCCAAAAGCAAGCTCATCAAGTGGGAGTGATCCAAGACCTTATAAAGAGTTCAATTGCTCACCCCACAAATGATGTGGGACTACTAACACAACTGTTTCTACTTGAGCTTGTTAACAAGTTACACCATTCATTATAAACACTTGACTcctcttcatcaattttttttaaagcttCTCCAATAAAGCATTTGATTTCTTTCTAACCAGGGTACCCAAAAAAAACAGTCTCGGTTATGGTCGTCCACATTAACTTATCGGAACCTTACTTCGTGCTTCCAGACCTGCTTTTCCCCTATTATGTAAGCTGAAATTATAATCATAGAAAGATTCTTTTCCCCTATTATGTAAGCTGAAATTATGATCATAGAAGGATTCTTTTCCCCTATTATGTAAGCTTATTCAGAAGACTGACTTCATATAAGAGATGTCTCCTTCCTTCCCTCAAAAAGTATGTATGGATTCTTTTTTCACCATATTGTCCAAATAATACACCAAGGGTGTTGTAATCCAAAGTTGATTCTTTGCCTTGCCAACTATTGAGGATTTTCTTCAAGTCTTCAGGCAAACGTTCCAAAACATTACTTAAATCTGCCATCTATGTTTGCACTGTAAGTGAAGATGGTTGACTGATTCTGAGGTTTCTTCGCATGAAAAATATCTCCCAAGAggttgcttcttcttctttatggATTATTTCGTGTCAAGCAGGCATCATGAGCTGTATTTCACTCAAAACAAGCTACTTTGGGGGCTCGTCTTCTAGATAATATTCCTGGGCCAACACCTTCCTCGGCTGATTGCCAGAACTTGTAGCAAGATTTGACAGTAAATTTGCCATCCTTGTTACCCGTCTATAGCATGGAGCCCTTCAGGTTCTCTTCCAGAGTAACTGTTTCCTGTTGCAAATATAACACTCTCATTTTCAATCATTGAATATTCTTCTGGTTATAAAAAGTCATCTATTACCAGAATTACAAGCTGGAATAGGCGTTCCTTTGTGCATTCTACTTATCTGCTGGAGATCCTGGATTGTCTCTGTCCGTTACTTAACTGATATAAGTACCAACTGACAAAATCCCTCATTGTTAAAAGAATTGGATATTTGACTCCTGATCATTTCCCATATATTCCTTAACTTGCTTGGATTTGAGATGTAATAGTAGTTGTTGTGTATCCTATATTTTCTGTATATCTGTCtcgtttttttttgtttctgtctagttcttttccttttcctctTCTGTTTTGGTGCTACTGTATTTTGATCTGACTGAGCATATGAGAGTGTAGTAGACAATGATATCTATCTTGTGTGAGCTCAATGAGAAGAAATATGTGCATTACTTTCCACTTCCCATTTTGCCGTCTGTAAAAGCACATGTCTGTACCTTGTGGCTACTGCCGGGATTAACATATGAGAGTGTAGTAGACAATGATATCTATCTTGTGTGAGTTGAAGAATTAAGTGCATTAGTCTGTAAAAGCACATGTCGGTACTCTGTGGCTACTGCCgacatttttattcattttcttaatCAATGTTTCAGGTTTTCGAGAAGTCTCTACAGTGCACTTTTTCAAGCTTTGAAGAGGTTGGAACATATGTCTTATATTGTTATTAGTAGTCAATTTTTCCTCTGCCCTTTCCTGCACAACAGGTTTAAGAGAATGCCCACTGCTGAGAACAAGGGAAATTCCTTTAGAGATTTTGGGATCGATTTTATAGAGCTGGTTCAAACCATTAGCTGTGTTGAGtgtgttttaagacttaaaagaACAGTTTATTAGATTATTAACTTATTCATGTATGTTGCAGTATCTTGATATATTTCTCACAAGAGTTGATGGCTTAAGGCGGAGGTTGTCTTTATTGACATCTGGAGCGGAAAGCAGCAACTTAGATTATATAATTATACGGGAAACTTTTCAGGTATACTTGCTTATTGCTCAAAAATTTTGACCTCCTGTTGGTGTTACCCTTGCCTGGGAATTCagtttaggttttttttgttTCGCTGTTGGTTCTTGCTTTGCACAGAGGATTTCACGCAACATCCAAAATCAGAATAGTTTtgtactttaatatttttacaaGGTAAATAAGTTTATTAATAATGGTAAAATATTAGCTGTATACCAAAAGGCTAAATTGGTTAGTGAAAGCATGAATGGTCAAACGGGCTCTTTGTACAACAAGAACAACCAATTATGCTTGGTTATGAACTTCAATCGTGGTTCTTGTGTGTCCTCGACTCCCCATCTACGTAAGCTTTAAGTAGACAGGTTTTATTCAACTTTCTTTAATCACTAAATAGAGAGTTGGCTCAACTTGATAGTTCTGCAAATTACATGTGTCCACTATCATAGTTGACTGCTTAATTAACAGTTTTTGTTTCCAAGAATAAGTTTTGGCAATACTTCTAAAAATTTGTCTGTCAATCCTTCTTCTATTGTCTTCCTATTCTTTCTCTGGATTTCCACAATTTCTGATACTTGGAGTCGGAATGACTTACTATACTTCTATATCACGACTCGACTATTGTGTTTCTGACTTCTTCATTTTAATAGATCTCGATTTCCTGATTACAGATCTCCCATCTGGCCTTTTCATTTGTTCTAAACTAGTATTATTGAACTCAAATGGTCAAAGTCACATGCTTCTTGGCTGTCTTATCGCTGGAATATTCAACATTTGATTTTGTTCTCATCTGTCCTCTGATGAAATTAAGAATTTTGGGTGAACACTATCTAAGTAATCATGTTAGGCCAACTGCTGCTTGATTAGCAATTGAAACTTCTTGTACCATTCACGCCATCTCAATTCTGTAATTTATCCTTGATATTCTTTCAAGATTTTCTGATCTtgcaagaaataattttttttcataaccCACTATGAAACTAAAGGTACTCTCCTTTTCTTCCAGCGTGCATCAGATTATTTGTCTCCACACCTGAAGAACACAGAAAGTTTATTGCGGATGTACAGATATTGGGCCCGCTTAGAATCAACTCTGGGGAAAGATCTAGTTGCAGCCCGTGGTGTATGGGAGCGCCTGCTTAAAATCAGGTTTTCATGCACACGCTCTGTTATTATGTCGATACATCAGCATGCAAATTAAATTAAGCTCGATAATTTGTAATATGATCCAAAAGTGTCTTCCTTGTTgtaatataatttgttttgcaGTGGATCTGTGCTAGAGGTGTGGCAAGGGTACATAGCTATGGAAAGTGCGATGGGTAACATTAATGAAGCTAGATCTCTCTTTAAGAGATGCTACAGTAAACGGTTTCCTGGGACTGGCTCAGAGGTATGTTCTTGTAACAAACTGCTTATATCATATCCGTCCTTACATTAGTCATGATTTCCTTCAAGGCAAGGTGAAATGCTCAGctacaattttattaattatgtttctgGAGCAATCAATTTCGAAATGATTTTCAGGGCCATGAAAACAAACTTTTAATCTTCAGTACTGTGTATTTGAGGTACACAAGTCTGTAATTGTGCTTTGAAGCATGGTTTTTGTCATGCTGGGTTAATCTAATGGATAGGCATTGCGCCTTGTACCGGAGGAATATCTCTCAACTAATTAAGTACCATCAATTTTGCTTTTTATTGTGAAAACATGCTTTACAAACGAACATGTGTCAAGAGTGATTAGTTCTTGATTCTCGTTGGTGCTTTATGTGGCTGCTTTTGTGCTATCCCTTACATCTATCTATCTGTTATGTTTATCTTTTACTGGATTGTTCTTTGCAGCCTAAGttgctatttattttaaattagatgATACCCCTTCTTCTAAAAAACAGAATCATTCAGGACATATGCAATTCGTGGATTTGCTTCGAGAGAGAGTATGGTGCCCTGGACGATTTTGACCTTGCAGTTAAAAAGGTAATGCAGGTTAATTTCATTGCTTCTAGGGTTTGCTCATATGTGTGCTAATTCATGCTTCAGTTGTAATGTAAGATGTAATGATACTTGAGCTGTCCTTGATGTGCCATAGGGGAACATTTCCAATCTCCCAATGCATTTCAGAATTCTACTACTCAAGACTAGTAATTATGTTAACTCTTATCTTTCCATAATCAAATAAGAACATTAGAAATTTAGCAATCTGCCTGATGTTGCTCGCGTAGCTTGCGTCAGTGATGTAATTGTGCTTCTCTTTGGTATGCACCAGTCgcattttagttttaaaaaagcATTTCTGGTGGAGCTactctttttctatttttgtggATGCATCACTCTTCTGATGGGAATATCTATTCTCTGAGTATCTTATTGGCGGATTTTATTTCTGATGGATCTGTTTCACCGTTCTCTAATTGTTTCAGGTCACTCCTCGCCTTGAAGAACTGCAGTTATTCAAACTACAAGAAGCTAAGAGCATCGGTGTGTCAGCAGATGATGGAGACAATTCTTCTAGGAAAAATGTGCGTGAAAAGAGGAAGCCGATATCTAATTTAATTGAAGAACAATCTCCTGCTAAACGTCACAAAGATAAAGCTAAAAATGTTAAAATCACTTCTGAAGATGGTAAAGGCATCGCAAAAGAACCGGTCAAGGTAAATGATAAAAAACCAGATGTGGCTGCTAGCAAGCCAGTGAGTGGAAGCAAAAAAGAGAACAAAGATGTCACTTCAGGGAAACCACAACAGTATGATGACCAGTGTACTGCATTTGTATCTAACCTGAACCTCAAGGTAGTTGTCTGTTGATGTTTCTTGAAGCCTAAACCCTCCTGAATGATATTGCATATCTTAGCAACCTTCAGTTAATTGGTTGTTTGTTACTGAGACAGGCAACCCATGATGACCTACGTAAATTCTTCAGTGATGTTGGAGGAGTGGTTGCTGTACGAATATTAACAGACAAGTTCACTGGCAAGTCAAGGGTATATCTCTCTTTCTCTAGGCATACACAGCAAGAAATTTAGCTTATGCTTACCTTCTAAGTCTCAACAGTGCAGTGTAAAGTACCTTCTCTTTTGCCATATAATTATAAAGATTCACCCTCTAGTTCTTAATTATCATACGCCCACTAATTTGGTGATTTCCGAAAagtaactttaaaattttttttggtgttCTTTTCCCAGCTCCCGGAGCCAATTTCATGAGATACTCCACTGTCTGGGAACTGGAGTCGAAtagtttcttcttttatttttgcctACATTTCTACCgttcttttttaatttcttaacaTTGTGCATTCGAGTATCTGTTGCAAAAATTCAAGGAATAAAATAAATCGTGAAAATTAGATATACGGAATTGTCATTTGAAACCCTCACCTGTATTGGGTGGGAATGCACAAAAGTGTGAACAGTTTGTCTGGACACAGCTTGCAGCTCCAGCAATTTCGAAATTTCATGATCCACTGAGAAACACAATCATCAGAATCAACTAAATGGTTCTAACTAG comes from Solanum pennellii chromosome 1, SPENNV200 and encodes:
- the LOC107007958 gene encoding squamous cell carcinoma antigen recognized by T-cells 3 isoform X2, translating into MIFQSTAEYGSSFTREFLKLDALPTIEKLFDCGVSDYLSVALWCDYLSFVQEHDQSVRTLSAAGISKARNLFERALVAAGLHVAEGSRIWELYREFEQAIFLTIDETDADSREKQVQRIRNLFHRQLSVPLADLCSTLLTYKAWEAEHGANLDVDSSNLDGLSPQVASSYQKALDMMNGRTHLENQISHKVAPESERLKNFRDYLKFEQSLGDPARIQILYERAITEFPISSELWLDYTHYMDKTLKTSSLVRDTYKRASRNCPWVGELWVRYLLSLERSRASEDEISAVFEKSLQCTFSSFEEYLDIFLTRVDGLRRRLSLLTSGAESSNLDYIIIRETFQRASDYLSPHLKNTESLLRMYRYWARLESTLGKDLVAARGVWERLLKISGSVLEVWQGYIAMESAMGNINEARSLFKRCYSKRFPGTGSEDICNSWICFEREYGALDDFDLAVKKVTPRLEELQLFKLQEAKSIGVSADDGDNSSRKNVREKRKPISNLIEEQSPAKRHKDKAKNVKITSEDGKGIAKEPVKVNDKKPDVAASKPVSGSKKENKDVTSGKPQQYDDQCTAFVSNLNLKATHDDLRKFFSDVGGVVAVRILTDKFTGKSRGLAYVDFSDDKHLAAAVAKNKHTLLGKRVSIAKSDPKGRKRGSAAPGTSLRQGDNADQTTESSKSGAKNSAEGSEGGLQPSSHHRASNIQLKGKNTFAMPRTVRPLGWVDKDQPKSKESDSVEDENPKSNDEFRKMFIRS
- the LOC107007958 gene encoding squamous cell carcinoma antigen recognized by T-cells 3 isoform X1 yields the protein MAETETLDSSPHPPQLSDDNPTGNEDQDMLDADKSAKDSDSDSQSDSDSDSEDDAQQNTQIHALETEILNNPSNYDTHVQYIKALRKQGDIEKLRQAREAMSAIFPLSSEMWQEWTKDEISLSSGLDALPTIEKLFDCGVSDYLSVALWCDYLSFVQEHDQSVRTLSAAGISKARNLFERALVAAGLHVAEGSRIWELYREFEQAIFLTIDETDADSREKQVQRIRNLFHRQLSVPLADLCSTLLTYKAWEAEHGANLDVDSSNLDGLSPQVASSYQKALDMMNGRTHLENQISHKVAPESERLKNFRDYLKFEQSLGDPARIQILYERAITEFPISSELWLDYTHYMDKTLKTSSLVRDTYKRASRNCPWVGELWVRYLLSLERSRASEDEISAVFEKSLQCTFSSFEEYLDIFLTRVDGLRRRLSLLTSGAESSNLDYIIIRETFQRASDYLSPHLKNTESLLRMYRYWARLESTLGKDLVAARGVWERLLKISGSVLEVWQGYIAMESAMGNINEARSLFKRCYSKRFPGTGSEDICNSWICFEREYGALDDFDLAVKKVTPRLEELQLFKLQEAKSIGVSADDGDNSSRKNVREKRKPISNLIEEQSPAKRHKDKAKNVKITSEDGKGIAKEPVKVNDKKPDVAASKPVSGSKKENKDVTSGKPQQYDDQCTAFVSNLNLKATHDDLRKFFSDVGGVVAVRILTDKFTGKSRGLAYVDFSDDKHLAAAVAKNKHTLLGKRVSIAKSDPKGRKRGSAAPGTSLRQGDNADQTTESSKSGAKNSAEGSEGGLQPSSHHRASNIQLKGKNTFAMPRTVRPLGWVDKDQPKSKESDSVEDENPKSNDEFRKMFIRS